In a single window of the Rhodoferax saidenbachensis genome:
- the glnK gene encoding P-II family nitrogen regulator produces MKLVTAIIKPFKLDEVREALSGIGVQGITVTEVKGFGRQKGHTELYRGAEYVVDFLPKVKIEAAIDDALVERVIEAIEGAARTGKIGDGKIFVYNLEQVVRIRTGETGKEAL; encoded by the coding sequence ATGAAACTAGTGACGGCCATCATCAAACCGTTCAAGCTCGATGAGGTGCGCGAAGCCTTGTCGGGTATTGGTGTGCAAGGCATTACCGTCACCGAAGTCAAAGGCTTCGGTCGTCAAAAAGGCCATACAGAGCTGTACCGCGGTGCGGAATACGTGGTCGACTTTTTGCCCAAGGTAAAAATCGAAGCCGCCATTGACGACGCTCTCGTGGAACGTGTCATCGAAGCGATTGAAGGTGCTGCACGCACCGGCAAGATCGGCGACGGAAAAATCTTCGTCTACAACCTGGAACAGGTTGTGCGCATTCGTACCGGCGAAACCGGCAAAGAAGCGCTGTAA
- a CDS encoding ammonium transporter, with protein sequence MKKLLVSLALGLSLIGAGSFAMAQTAAAPAAEAPAAAAPAAETKPADAAAPAAAPAAAAAAAPAAAPAPVPNKGDTAWMATATALVLFMTIPGLALFYGGLVRSKNMLSVLMQVFVVTSLIYVLWAVYGYTLAFGGDGAFFGTLDKLFLKGITPDSIAATFSKGVVIPELSFVAFQATFAAITCALIVGAFAERIKFSAVLAFSVLWFTFSYLPMAHMVWYWAGPDAITDAASLEKVVGAAGYLWAKGALDFAGGTVVHINAAVAGLVGAYVVGKRIGYGKEPMAPHSLTLTMVGAAMLWFGWFGFNAGSNLEANGLAALAFINTMLATAAATLAWITGEALTRGKASMLGAASGAVAGLVAITPACGFVGPMGAIIIGLVGGFACLWGVNGLKKLLGADDSLDVFGVHGVGGIVGALLTGVFAAPSLGGTGVYDYVANAVGAEYSIASQVWIQAQGVLVTIVLSGVVSFIAFKLVDLTIGLRVSEEDEREGLDITSHGETAYNR encoded by the coding sequence ATGAAAAAACTGCTTGTATCCCTGGCCTTGGGCCTGAGCCTGATTGGCGCGGGAAGCTTTGCGATGGCGCAAACCGCCGCCGCTCCCGCTGCTGAAGCCCCTGCTGCTGCAGCGCCCGCCGCTGAAACCAAACCCGCTGACGCGGCTGCCCCTGCTGCCGCTCCCGCTGCTGCAGCGGCCGCTGCGCCAGCCGCCGCTCCCGCACCGGTTCCCAACAAGGGCGACACCGCCTGGATGGCAACCGCGACCGCCCTGGTTCTGTTCATGACCATCCCCGGTCTGGCCCTGTTCTACGGTGGCCTGGTGCGCAGCAAGAATATGCTGTCGGTCCTGATGCAGGTCTTCGTTGTCACGTCGCTGATCTATGTGCTGTGGGCCGTTTACGGTTACACGCTGGCATTTGGTGGTGACGGCGCCTTCTTCGGCACGCTGGACAAACTCTTCCTCAAAGGTATCACCCCTGACTCCATCGCTGCAACGTTCAGCAAGGGTGTGGTTATCCCCGAGCTGAGCTTTGTTGCCTTCCAGGCCACGTTTGCTGCTATCACCTGTGCCCTGATCGTGGGTGCATTTGCCGAGCGCATCAAGTTCTCCGCCGTGCTGGCTTTCAGCGTGTTGTGGTTCACTTTCAGCTACCTGCCCATGGCACACATGGTCTGGTACTGGGCCGGCCCTGACGCGATCACTGACGCAGCTTCTCTGGAAAAAGTGGTGGGCGCTGCCGGTTACCTGTGGGCCAAGGGCGCACTGGACTTCGCTGGTGGTACCGTCGTGCACATCAACGCCGCTGTGGCCGGTTTGGTCGGTGCCTACGTGGTTGGCAAGCGCATTGGTTACGGCAAGGAACCCATGGCCCCTCACAGCCTGACACTGACCATGGTCGGTGCTGCCATGCTGTGGTTCGGCTGGTTCGGTTTCAACGCTGGCTCCAATCTGGAAGCCAATGGCCTGGCTGCCCTGGCTTTCATCAACACCATGCTGGCGACCGCTGCGGCGACCCTGGCCTGGATCACCGGTGAAGCGCTGACCCGTGGCAAGGCTTCCATGCTCGGCGCAGCGTCTGGTGCTGTGGCCGGTCTGGTTGCCATTACACCTGCTTGCGGTTTTGTGGGCCCCATGGGCGCCATCATCATCGGCCTGGTTGGCGGTTTCGCCTGCCTGTGGGGTGTCAACGGTCTGAAGAAACTGCTGGGTGCAGACGACTCTCTGGATGTGTTTGGTGTGCACGGCGTGGGCGGTATCGTCGGCGCCCTGCTGACCGGTGTGTTTGCAGCGCCATCGCTGGGGGGCACTGGCGTGTACGACTATGTGGCCAACGCAGTGGGTGCTGAGTACTCCATCGCCAGCCAGGTCTGGATTCAAGCGCAAGGCGTTCTGGTCACCATCGTGCTGTCGGGTGTGGTGTCGTTCATCGCCTTCAAGCTGGTGGACCTGACCATCGGCCTGCGTGTTAGCGAAGAAGACGAGCGCGAAGGCCTGGACATCACGTCCCACGGCGAAACCGCTTACAACCGCTAA
- a CDS encoding aldose 1-epimerase produces MQNDLTLRSNELWCEIKPELGGCIAGLWLGDVPVLRSTRAQDLHSVRQSGSYPLVPFSNRIGHGQLQWAGTSHPLVKNFEPEAHAIHGIGWERPWEVLESSAQFAMLSFEHKADTAWPFDFDSSQVFKISDNALEMTLSITNQSQVSAPVGLGWHPYFAKHPGSRVAFAATGRWEMGTDKLPTHHAAHTGLDNDCATLTVDHCFDGWNGTLRLEDSVLRTEVTSALSRIVVFTTPERDNIAIEPVSHINNALNLMAQTSASAESLGVVILQPGDTYSCAMRIQVERAV; encoded by the coding sequence ATGCAAAACGATCTGACCCTGCGCTCCAATGAACTGTGGTGCGAAATCAAACCTGAACTTGGCGGCTGCATAGCCGGCCTGTGGCTGGGCGATGTGCCGGTGCTGCGCTCCACCCGCGCACAAGACCTGCACTCGGTGCGCCAGTCGGGCAGCTACCCGCTGGTGCCGTTCTCCAACCGCATTGGCCACGGCCAGCTGCAATGGGCTGGCACCAGCCATCCGCTGGTAAAAAATTTTGAGCCCGAGGCCCATGCCATCCATGGCATCGGCTGGGAGCGGCCCTGGGAGGTGCTGGAGTCCAGCGCCCAGTTCGCCATGCTCTCGTTTGAACACAAGGCCGACACGGCTTGGCCGTTTGACTTCGACAGCTCCCAGGTCTTCAAGATCAGCGACAACGCGCTGGAGATGACTCTCAGCATCACCAACCAGTCCCAGGTCTCCGCGCCCGTGGGGTTGGGGTGGCACCCGTACTTTGCCAAGCACCCGGGCAGCCGCGTCGCGTTCGCCGCCACCGGCCGCTGGGAGATGGGTACCGACAAGCTGCCCACCCACCACGCCGCCCACACCGGGCTGGACAACGACTGCGCTACGCTGACGGTGGACCACTGTTTTGACGGCTGGAACGGCACGCTTCGGCTGGAAGACTCCGTGCTGCGCACGGAGGTCACATCAGCCCTGAGCCGTATCGTGGTGTTCACCACGCCCGAGCGCGACAACATCGCCATCGAACCGGTCAGCCACATCAACAACGCGCTGAACCTGATGGCCCAGACCAGCGCCTCTGCCGAGTCCCTGGGTGTGGTCATCCTGCAGCCCGGTGACACCTATTCCTGCGCCATGCGCATCCAGGTGGAGCGCGCGGTATGA